One window of the Sphaerochaeta associata genome contains the following:
- a CDS encoding DUF4276 family protein yields MFSDVRILGDMLPLDGNKLCSIMAEYGGNPEKINTNRAPSIILIDMYNAYKKTIHGCTIADSIGIPRIREQCSCFETWIASLLE; encoded by the coding sequence TTGTTCTCTGATGTGAGAATTCTGGGGGATATGCTGCCTCTGGATGGAAACAAATTATGTTCAATAATGGCTGAATATGGAGGAAACCCGGAAAAGATCAACACAAACCGGGCACCTTCAATAATTCTTATCGATATGTACAATGCATACAAAAAGACCATCCATGGATGCACCATTGCAGATTCCATCGGAATACCACGAATCCGTGAGCAATGTTCATGTTTTGAAACGTGGATTGCTTCACTTCTAGAATGA
- a CDS encoding AAA family ATPase has translation MVGLSRKGTSVMARLERLSVKGFTSIRSLEDFPLADSNILIGANGSGKSNFLELFKFIRAFAKLPLPNLNHADVKSYVLDAGTATDLLYKGKDSAQHIDITLHFGEFGYRFSLVPTQDDLLRIESERIQDSSDGPWRSLHSEDGFTPALLEEKEKSKTHSEEAIFESIKNWQIYHFHDTGRLSPPKRTQDVFDTSYLRFDGSNIASYLLFLRNHPNFASSYRDIVSAVRLVAPFFEDFILKPFSDDKVRLLWKQKGTDSPMKPQALSAGTLRFVCLATVLLQPKHPDTILIDEPELGLHPYAITILAELMKARSKDTQLIIATQSAELISQFEPEDVIICDRKEGQSTFSRLQTEPLSTWLSSYSLGDLWKKQVLSGGPVHE, from the coding sequence ATGGTAGGCTTGAGCAGAAAAGGAACAAGTGTGATGGCAAGATTGGAGAGACTATCAGTAAAAGGATTTACGTCAATACGAAGCCTTGAAGATTTTCCGCTTGCGGATAGTAATATTCTCATCGGGGCAAATGGCTCAGGCAAGAGTAATTTCCTGGAACTTTTCAAATTCATCCGGGCATTTGCCAAATTGCCATTGCCAAACCTCAACCATGCTGATGTGAAGAGTTATGTTTTGGATGCTGGAACAGCCACCGATCTTCTTTACAAAGGAAAAGACTCTGCTCAGCACATCGATATAACACTACACTTCGGAGAGTTTGGATATCGTTTCTCATTAGTCCCAACACAGGATGATTTGTTGCGTATTGAGAGTGAACGTATACAAGATAGCAGTGACGGACCTTGGAGAAGCCTACACTCAGAAGATGGATTCACGCCCGCCCTCCTGGAAGAAAAAGAGAAATCAAAAACACATTCTGAGGAGGCAATATTCGAATCCATTAAGAATTGGCAGATATATCATTTCCATGACACCGGTAGGCTCTCTCCACCAAAACGAACTCAGGATGTATTTGACACGTCATATCTTCGTTTCGATGGATCGAATATTGCCAGTTATCTCCTTTTTCTTAGAAATCATCCCAACTTTGCATCATCATACCGGGACATAGTATCAGCAGTGCGGCTGGTTGCACCCTTCTTTGAGGATTTCATACTCAAGCCTTTTTCAGACGATAAGGTTAGATTACTCTGGAAACAAAAAGGAACAGATTCCCCTATGAAGCCCCAAGCCCTATCTGCTGGAACGCTTAGGTTTGTCTGCCTGGCAACTGTACTTCTACAGCCAAAACATCCTGATACCATTCTTATCGATGAACCTGAGTTGGGATTGCACCCATATGCTATTACCATTTTGGCTGAACTCATGAAAGCAAGAAGCAAAGACACTCAGCTTATTATTGCCACACAGTCAGCGGAGTTGATCAGTCAGTTTGAGCCTGAGGATGTAATTATTTGCGATAGAAAAGAGGGGCAGTCCACATTTAGTCGTCTACAAACAGAACCATTATCAACATGGTTGTCTTCTTATTCACTCGGGGACCTCTGGAAGAAGCAAGTTCTTTCTGGAGGTCCGGTTCATGAGTGA
- a CDS encoding DUF4276 family protein, with product MSDVYCIVEGYTEQTFMRDTLAPYLAEKACFLHARLIGTPGHKGGVVTFARFANDARILLKQSSYTMLSSMFDYFRLDASWPGMKDIQLAHASGRELSPEEIETILS from the coding sequence ATGAGTGATGTTTACTGTATTGTTGAAGGCTACACAGAGCAGACATTTATGCGAGATACTCTTGCTCCTTACTTGGCAGAGAAAGCATGCTTTCTGCATGCAAGACTCATCGGCACACCTGGACACAAGGGAGGTGTCGTTACATTTGCCCGATTTGCAAACGATGCACGCATACTTCTCAAGCAAAGCTCATATACTATGCTCTCTTCTATGTTTGATTATTTTCGTCTGGATGCTTCCTGGCCGGGAATGAAAGATATCCAACTTGCTCACGCCAGCGGAAGAGAATTGTCACCAGAGGAGATTGAGACAATTCTTTCCTAA
- a CDS encoding D-lyxose/D-mannose family sugar isomerase, whose translation MISKSEYEKAVERTISFFGKAQIVLTEEEKDAIEVADFGLNDLSHTGLELVTYLNTERVCAKELVLFPGQTCPEHRHPAFGSYIGKEETFRCRWGRVLLYVEGERTNPIKAKAVDGLYTVFHEIELLPGEQYTLKPNTKHWFQAGDEGAVVSEFSTPSFDEEDIFTDPRIVRTPKIG comes from the coding sequence ATGATCAGCAAGAGCGAGTATGAGAAGGCAGTGGAGAGGACCATCTCTTTCTTTGGGAAGGCACAGATTGTGCTCACCGAGGAAGAGAAAGATGCAATCGAGGTTGCCGACTTTGGTTTGAACGACCTTTCTCATACCGGCCTTGAGTTGGTCACCTACCTGAATACCGAGCGCGTCTGTGCCAAGGAGCTGGTATTGTTTCCCGGCCAGACGTGCCCTGAGCACCGTCACCCCGCTTTCGGCTCCTACATCGGCAAGGAGGAGACCTTCCGTTGCCGATGGGGGAGGGTGCTTCTCTACGTAGAGGGTGAACGAACAAACCCCATCAAGGCCAAAGCGGTCGATGGGCTCTACACGGTCTTTCATGAAATCGAGCTGCTTCCGGGAGAGCAGTATACCCTCAAGCCCAATACCAAGCACTGGTTTCAGGCAGGGGATGAGGGAGCGGTGGTGTCGGAGTTCTCAACCCCCAGCTTTGATGAAGAGGACATCTTCACCGACCCGAGGATAGTCAGAACGCCGAAGATTGGCTAG
- a CDS encoding alpha-galactosidase translates to MKETRICIIGGGGRLWAIQFMKDLAYNTMTHGTLVLYDIDKEAARNNIAVANQVFAVNKSEGRFNVIAIDDLGEALSGCDMVIISIEPGKTECRYGDLVLPEQYGILQSVGDTTGPGGIMRARRALPIFFDLAKKIEQFCPDAWVINYTNPMTLCTAALYKAFPAIKALGCCHEVFHTQNFLARKVSQWFGVATPDRREIKIDLTGVNHFTFVTKAFWQGHDLMAKLIEEVQDPATFADETAIAKERLANEKWFDCDQKIALAFLRDFGALGAAGDRHLAEFVPYFLTSDENLHTYGVIRTPYEWRMRTAAEKRGKMFKDEDLKAVLSDEEGVDIMRSLMGDKSMVTNINRPNEGQISYLPKGRIVESNGLISEDSIRPIVATDPPLAIQNLIKQVSDVQEMTLEAIYNNDDNLLFTAFLSDPLMNLSLDKARELFDKMLKASDLQY, encoded by the coding sequence ATGAAAGAGACCCGTATCTGCATCATCGGAGGCGGTGGCCGTCTGTGGGCCATCCAGTTCATGAAAGACCTTGCGTATAATACCATGACCCATGGGACCTTGGTTCTGTACGATATCGATAAAGAGGCCGCCCGCAACAACATTGCGGTTGCCAATCAGGTGTTTGCCGTCAATAAGAGCGAGGGACGATTCAACGTCATCGCCATCGACGATCTTGGAGAGGCCCTCAGCGGCTGCGACATGGTCATCATCTCCATCGAGCCGGGCAAGACGGAGTGCCGCTATGGCGATTTGGTGCTTCCCGAGCAGTACGGCATCCTGCAGTCGGTCGGCGACACCACCGGCCCGGGCGGCATCATGCGCGCACGCCGTGCGCTTCCCATATTTTTTGATCTGGCCAAGAAGATCGAGCAGTTCTGCCCCGATGCCTGGGTGATCAACTACACCAATCCGATGACGCTCTGCACCGCTGCACTGTACAAGGCATTTCCCGCCATCAAGGCCCTGGGCTGCTGCCATGAGGTGTTCCATACCCAGAACTTCCTGGCAAGGAAGGTCAGTCAGTGGTTTGGCGTCGCCACCCCCGACCGCAGGGAGATCAAGATCGACCTGACGGGTGTGAACCACTTCACCTTCGTGACCAAGGCCTTCTGGCAGGGCCACGACCTGATGGCAAAGCTCATCGAGGAAGTACAGGATCCTGCGACCTTCGCCGATGAGACTGCAATCGCCAAGGAGCGTCTTGCCAATGAGAAGTGGTTTGACTGCGACCAGAAGATCGCCCTGGCTTTCCTGCGTGACTTCGGCGCCCTCGGTGCTGCCGGCGACCGCCACCTCGCCGAGTTTGTACCCTACTTCCTTACCAGCGATGAGAACCTGCACACCTACGGGGTGATCAGAACCCCGTATGAGTGGAGGATGAGGACTGCGGCGGAGAAGCGGGGCAAGATGTTCAAGGACGAGGACCTCAAGGCTGTTCTCTCCGATGAGGAGGGCGTGGATATCATGCGCTCCCTGATGGGGGATAAGAGCATGGTCACCAACATCAACCGGCCCAACGAGGGACAGATCAGCTACCTGCCCAAGGGAAGGATTGTGGAGAGCAATGGGCTTATCAGCGAGGATTCGATCAGACCGATCGTAGCCACCGATCCACCGCTTGCGATCCAGAACCTGATCAAGCAGGTCAGCGACGTGCAGGAGATGACCCTTGAGGCGATTTATAATAATGATGACAACCTCTTGTTCACCGCCTTCCTCTCCGATCCATTGATGAATTTGAGTCTGGACAAGGCCCGCGAGCTCTTTGACAAGATGCTCAAGGCCTCGGATTTGCAGTATTAA
- a CDS encoding helix-turn-helix domain-containing protein: protein MNAHTQYSRVVGSDGKTHYYLVPVEDFQRLLAHTKQDEQITIPNAVVKLHLLDELSVIAAWRTYLGLTQEEVAHRLNISQAAYCQMEKAKRPRQASRKRVAQALGLDEQQLSF, encoded by the coding sequence ATGAACGCACATACTCAGTATAGCAGAGTAGTTGGATCGGACGGTAAAACACATTACTACCTCGTACCCGTAGAAGACTTTCAGAGATTGCTGGCCCATACAAAGCAGGATGAACAAATCACTATCCCCAATGCTGTGGTAAAACTCCATCTGTTGGATGAGCTTTCTGTCATTGCAGCATGGCGAACATATCTGGGTTTAACCCAGGAGGAAGTAGCTCATCGGCTCAATATTTCTCAAGCTGCCTACTGTCAGATGGAAAAGGCGAAACGTCCCAGGCAAGCATCAAGGAAACGGGTTGCCCAGGCGCTAGGTTTGGATGAACAACAGCTTTCTTTCTAA